One region of Emys orbicularis isolate rEmyOrb1 chromosome 6, rEmyOrb1.hap1, whole genome shotgun sequence genomic DNA includes:
- the MRPL17 gene encoding large ribosomal subunit protein bL17m: MRLSLAAAISHGRVHRRFGLGPRSRLDMLRNLVTALVRHERIETPWSRADEMRFYAERLIDYAKRGDTDEKAMRMADFWLTEKDLIHKLFKLLAPRFESHSGNYTRLLQIPNRENLDRAKMAVIEYKGNPFPPLIVLHRANEKTLLNQLLKGYREDILKTRATQVPEGAAASLHSGTAV, translated from the exons ATGCGACTGTCGCTGGCTGCCGCGATCTCCCATGGCCGCGTGCACCGGCGGTTCGGGCTCGGGCCGCGCTCGCGCCTCGACATGCTGCGGAACCTGGTGACGGCGCTGGTGCGGCACGAGCGCATCGAGACGCCCTGGTCGCGCGCGGACGAGATGCGGTTCTACGCGGAGCGG TTGATCGACTACGCCAAGCGGGGAGACACGGACGAGAAGGCCATGCGCATGGCTGACTTCTGGCTGACG GAGAAAGATCTCATCCATAAGCTGTTTAAACTGTTGGCTCCACGTTTCGAGTCTCATTCTGGGAACTATACACGACTGCTTCAGATCCCCAATCGAGAGAACCTGGATCGGGCCAAGATGGCTGTGATTGAATACAAGGGGAATCCTTTCCCACCACTCATAGTTCTACACAGGGCCAATGAAAAGACCTTACTCAATCAGCTTCTGAAAGGCTACCGTGAAGACATATTAAAGACCAGAGCTACCCAGgtcccagagggggctgcagcctCACTGCACTCAGGGACTGCAGTGTAG